Within the Pseudomonas oryzae genome, the region CTTTCCTTGCCGTTGGCGTTCTCGAAGTGGATGACGGCTTCCGGGCTGCCGAGGCGCTCGGCCAGGCCCTGCAGCGGGAAGCTGCTCTGCGCCTCGTTCACCAGGGCGAACTTGATGGACGAGCTACCGCAGTTGATCACCAGAATGTTGCGGGCGGACATGAGGGCTCCTGAAATCGTGTCGCGAGGAGACCACGCACGCGCGACGGTCACCTCAAGTTAACTTTTTATGGTTGGGGTGCCCGGCGTTCTTGTGGAACATGGACTGATCAGGGATGTCGTTATCCTGACATGTGGGGTTTATACCCGCCGTTCTTCTTTAGTCGAATCAAAACCCCCGACAAGTAGGGGATATTCCGGGCGCTCGGCGGGCCCCGTCGCGTGGCGGCTGCAGCGCATTTCCGGTAAGCTGTGCGGCCTTTCGAGAGTCCCCCGATGCGTGTTGCAGACTTCCATTTCGAGCTTCCCGATCAGCTGATCGCGCGCCATCCGCTGGCCGAGCGCCGCGCCAGCCGCCTGCTGGTGCTGGACGGCCCGAGCGGCGAACTCAGCCACCGGCAGTTTCCCGACCTGCTGGGCTACCTGCGCCCCGGCGACCTGATGGTGTTCAACGACACCCGGGTGATACCCGCGCGGCTGTTCGGCCAGAAGGCCTCCGGCGGCCGCCTGGAGATCCTCGTCGAGCGCCTGCTCGACAGCCATCGCGTGCTGGCCCACGTGCGCGCCAGCAAGTCGCCCAAGCCGGGCAGCCTGATCCACATCGACGGCGGCGGCGCCGCCGAGATGCTGGCGCGCCATGACGCGCTGTTCGAGTTGCGCTTCGCCGAGCCGGCGCTCGAGCTGCTCGAGCGCGTCGGCCACATGCCGCTGCCGCCGTACATCGACCGTCCCGACGAGGCGGCCGACCGCGAGCGCTACCAGACCGTCTACTCCGACAAGGGCAAGGCCGGGGCGGTGGCCGCGCCCACCGCCGGACTGCACTTCGACGACGCGCTGCTCGCCGCGATCCGCGCCAAGGGCGTCGACACCGCCTTCGTCACCCTGCACGTCGGTGCCGGCACCTTCCAGCCGGTGCGCGTCGAGCGCATCGAGGACCACCACATGCACAGCGAGTGGCTGCAGGTCGGCCAGGACGTGGTGGATGCGGTGGCGGCCTGCCGGGCGCGTGGCGGCCGGGTGATCGCGGTGGGCACCACCAGCGTGCGCTCGCTGGAGTCGGCGGCGCGCGACGGGGTGCTCAAGCCGTTCAGCGGCGACACCGACATCTTCCTCTACCCGGGGCGGCCGTTCCATGTGGTCGACGCCCTGGTCACCAACTTCCACCTGCCCGAGTCGACCCTGCTGATGCTGGTCTCGGCCTTCGCCGGCTACCCGGAAACCATGGCCGCCTACCGTGCGGCGGTGGCCGAGGGCTACCGCTTCTTCAGCTACGGCGACGCCATGTTCATCACCCGCAATCCCGCCCCGCGCGGCCCCGAGGAAACCCCATGAGTCACATGTCCTTCGAGCTGCTGGTCACCGACGGCAAGGCCCGTCGCGGTCGCCTGACCTTCCCCCGCGGGGTGGTCGAGACGCCGGCGTTCATGCCGGTGGGCACCTACGGCACGGTCAAGGGCATGCTGCCGCGCGACGTCGAGGCGATCGGCGCGCAGATCATCCTCGGCAACACCTTCCACCTGTGGCTGCGGCCGGGCACCGAGGTGATCAAGAAGCACGGCGACCTGCACGACTTCATGCAGTGGCACGGGCCGATCCTCACCGACTCCGGCGGCTTCCAGGTGTTCAGCCTCGGCGCGATGCGCAAGATCAAGGAGGAGGGGGTGTACTTCTCCTCGCCGGTGGACGGCGCCAAGGTGTTCATGGGGCCCGAGGAGTCGATGCAGGTGCAGCGCGACCTCGGTTCGGACATCGTGATGATCTTCGACGAGTGCACGCCCTATCCGGCCGACGTCGATACCGCGCGGCGCTCCATGGAACTCTCGCTGCGCTGGGCGAAGCGCTCGAAGATCGCCCACGAGGGCAATCCGGCGGCGCTGTTCGGCATCGTCCAGGGCGGCATGCACGAGGACCTGCGCCTGCGCTCGCTGGAGGGTCTGCTGGAGATCGGCTTCGACGGCCTGGCCATCGGCGGCCTGTCGGTGGGCGAGCCCAAGGAGGACATGATCCGCATCCTCGATTTCCTGCCGCCGCAGCTGCCGGCTGACAAGCCGCGCTACCTGATGGGCGTCGGCAAGCCGGAGGACCTGGTCGAGGGCGTGCGTCGTGGCGTCGACATGTTCGACTGCGTGATGCCGACGCGCAATGCGCGCAACGGCCACCTGTTCACCGAGACCGGGGTGATCAAGATCCGCAACGCCGTGCACAAGCACGACGATGCGCCGCTGGATCCGGCCTGCGACTGCTATACCTGTCGCAATTTCTCCCGCGCCTACCTGCATCATCTGGACAAGTGCGGCGAAATGCTGGGTAGCATGCTGAATACCATTCACAATTTGCGACATTATCAGCGCCTCATGGCTGGTTTGCGCGGCGCCATCGCCCAAGGTACATTGGCCGCCTTTGTCGCCGACTTCTATGCGCGCCGCGGCTTGCCCGTGCCGCCGCTGGACTGAATTTCCCCTTAGCAGATCTCGCAACAGGAGTAGTACATGAGCTTTCTGATCTCCGCCGCCCATGCCGCCGATGCCGCCGCTCCGGCCGGTGCCCCGCCGGGAGGCGAGTACGTGCAGTTCCTCATGCTGGCCGGCTTCGTGGTCATCTTCTACCTGCTGATCTGGCGTCCGCAGGCCAAGCGCGCCAAGGAGCACAAGAACCTGATCGGCGGCCTGCAGAAGGGTGACGAGGTGGTGACCTCCGGCGGCATCGCCGGCAAGGTGGTCAAGGTCGCCGACGACTTCGTGGTGC harbors:
- the yajC gene encoding preprotein translocase subunit YajC; this encodes MSFLISAAHAADAAAPAGAPPGGEYVQFLMLAGFVVIFYLLIWRPQAKRAKEHKNLIGGLQKGDEVVTSGGIAGKVVKVADDFVVLEVSDTVELKIQKMAIAAALPKGTLKAI
- the queA gene encoding tRNA preQ1(34) S-adenosylmethionine ribosyltransferase-isomerase QueA; amino-acid sequence: MRVADFHFELPDQLIARHPLAERRASRLLVLDGPSGELSHRQFPDLLGYLRPGDLMVFNDTRVIPARLFGQKASGGRLEILVERLLDSHRVLAHVRASKSPKPGSLIHIDGGGAAEMLARHDALFELRFAEPALELLERVGHMPLPPYIDRPDEAADRERYQTVYSDKGKAGAVAAPTAGLHFDDALLAAIRAKGVDTAFVTLHVGAGTFQPVRVERIEDHHMHSEWLQVGQDVVDAVAACRARGGRVIAVGTTSVRSLESAARDGVLKPFSGDTDIFLYPGRPFHVVDALVTNFHLPESTLLMLVSAFAGYPETMAAYRAAVAEGYRFFSYGDAMFITRNPAPRGPEETP
- the tgt gene encoding tRNA guanosine(34) transglycosylase Tgt; the protein is MSFELLVTDGKARRGRLTFPRGVVETPAFMPVGTYGTVKGMLPRDVEAIGAQIILGNTFHLWLRPGTEVIKKHGDLHDFMQWHGPILTDSGGFQVFSLGAMRKIKEEGVYFSSPVDGAKVFMGPEESMQVQRDLGSDIVMIFDECTPYPADVDTARRSMELSLRWAKRSKIAHEGNPAALFGIVQGGMHEDLRLRSLEGLLEIGFDGLAIGGLSVGEPKEDMIRILDFLPPQLPADKPRYLMGVGKPEDLVEGVRRGVDMFDCVMPTRNARNGHLFTETGVIKIRNAVHKHDDAPLDPACDCYTCRNFSRAYLHHLDKCGEMLGSMLNTIHNLRHYQRLMAGLRGAIAQGTLAAFVADFYARRGLPVPPLD